Below is a genomic region from Burkholderiales bacterium.
CGGGGTGTAATAGCAAGTTTTTCAGCCCCCTCCCGCAAGGCCTAACCATGAAGCGAACTTATCAGCCCTCGAAGACCCGTCGCGCCCGCACCCACGGCTTTCGCGCGCGCATGAAGACCAAGAGCGGCCGTGCCGTCATCAACGCGCGCCGCGCCAAGGGCCGCGCACGCCTCGCGGTTTAGGACACACGCTCGCGGCTCCCGCGCATGTGACGCGGCGCGCGAAAGCCCGGGCCGGGGTCTTACGCCGGCCCGGCGAGTTCGAGGCCGTGCTCCGGTCCGGAGTGCGGGTATCGAGCAGGAGCTTCGTGGCGCGGGCCATACCCAACAGCGTCGAGGCGCCCCGCCTGGGGCTCATCGCCGGACGCAAAGCCGCCAAGCGCGCGGTGGACCGCAACCGCGCGAAGCGCCTCGTCAGAGAAGTCTTCCGGGCCGGTGCAGCCGCATTCGGACCCTTTGACGTGACCATACAGCTGCGCAGCGATCTGCGCGGTCAGAACAACGAAGCGGTGCGCACCGAGCTCCGCGGCCTGCTGGACAGTCTCGGACGGCGTTGCAAGGCCGACCGGGCTCGTACCGACAATGCCGCGAAGCGAGCCGCCGACAGCGGCGACGCCGCAGCGGCCGGTGCCGTACCTCACGGGCATCAGTGATGGATTCTCCTCAACGCTTCATCCTCATCATCGTCTTCGCGATGTCGTTGTTCATGCTCGTCGACGCATGGCAGCGGGATCAGCACCCGCCGGCACCTTCGAAACCGGCCGCGACCGCCCAGCACAAAGATGCGAGCGTGCCGTCGACGCCGACCGCAACGCCGAATGCCGCGGTGCCGGCGGCGACTGCGACCGTCGCGAGCGCGCCCGCGGCAGCGCCCGCCGCTTTGCCGACGGGCGGAA
It encodes:
- the rnpA gene encoding ribonuclease P protein component, which gives rise to MTRRAKARAGVLRRPGEFEAVLRSGVRVSSRSFVARAIPNSVEAPRLGLIAGRKAAKRAVDRNRAKRLVREVFRAGAAAFGPFDVTIQLRSDLRGQNNEAVRTELRGLLDSLGRRCKADRARTDNAAKRAADSGDAAAAGAVPHGHQ
- the rpmH gene encoding 50S ribosomal protein L34 translates to MKRTYQPSKTRRARTHGFRARMKTKSGRAVINARRAKGRARLAV